Proteins found in one Rhodovulum sp. MB263 genomic segment:
- a CDS encoding cation-translocating P-type ATPase — protein sequence MPMRSEDARRLTLTGVTLAGMLTAAALYWGPFPGTGWPHMAAAAALAVVYIAGGIPATARALRALWSERELDIDLLMVIAAAAAAAVGAAAEGAVLLTLFSLSTTLEQRAMGRARRAIEALMELRPDRTLRRMASGGTEEVAVADLAPGDIVILRPGARVPVDGTIREGEGEIDESTITGESVPVHKQPGAQVFEATVNLHGVLAIEVARPLAESTVARMIALVTEAQAARAPSERFSEWFGQRYTVAVLAGAVLAFAAFLWIGHGWHAALYKAATLLVAASPCAIVISVPAAILSALSAAARGGVLFKGGAALETLARVDTFAFDKTGTLTTGRQEVVELACAGDPDVFLVRLAGLEAQSEHPIADAIRRAAAARGLTPIPVREARAVPGEGMVGIDDEGMLWAGNARLAARMGAKDTPGERPAPVGDLDRRAQTLVLLGRGARCLGAVTVEDQPRPTARPGLAALRAGGIARVAMLTGDRRAVAERIGTGLGIAPAEIHAELRPEDKLRIVAGLSGSGRVAFVGDGVNDAAALARADVGIAMGAAGSEVALQAADVALLSEDLSRLAAAHALSRRTARIIRQNLIFAMGAMATLVAAGILFELPLPVAVVGHEGGTVLVVLNGLRLLADPIRHQKAA from the coding sequence ATGCCGATGCGCTCCGAGGATGCCCGCCGCCTGACCCTGACCGGGGTGACCCTGGCCGGGATGCTGACCGCCGCAGCGCTTTATTGGGGGCCGTTCCCCGGAACCGGCTGGCCGCATATGGCCGCCGCGGCCGCGCTGGCAGTGGTCTATATCGCGGGCGGGATCCCGGCCACGGCCCGCGCGCTCCGCGCCCTCTGGTCCGAGCGCGAGCTCGATATCGACCTGTTGATGGTGATCGCGGCCGCAGCGGCCGCGGCGGTCGGAGCGGCCGCCGAGGGCGCGGTGCTGCTGACGCTGTTCAGCCTGTCGACCACGCTCGAACAGCGCGCCATGGGCCGCGCCCGTCGCGCCATCGAGGCCCTGATGGAGCTGCGCCCCGACCGCACGCTCAGGCGCATGGCCTCGGGCGGCACCGAAGAGGTCGCGGTGGCCGACCTGGCGCCGGGCGACATCGTGATCCTTCGCCCAGGCGCGCGGGTCCCGGTCGACGGCACGATCCGCGAGGGCGAGGGCGAGATCGACGAATCCACCATCACCGGCGAATCCGTCCCGGTCCACAAGCAGCCCGGCGCCCAGGTCTTCGAGGCGACGGTGAACCTGCATGGCGTGCTGGCAATCGAGGTCGCCCGGCCGCTGGCCGAAAGCACCGTGGCCCGGATGATCGCATTGGTGACAGAGGCCCAGGCCGCCCGCGCGCCCTCCGAACGCTTCTCTGAATGGTTCGGCCAGCGCTACACCGTCGCCGTGCTCGCGGGTGCGGTGCTGGCCTTCGCGGCCTTCCTCTGGATCGGCCATGGCTGGCATGCGGCGCTTTACAAGGCGGCGACGCTGCTGGTCGCGGCCAGCCCCTGCGCCATCGTGATCTCGGTTCCGGCGGCGATCCTCTCGGCGCTGTCGGCCGCGGCCCGGGGAGGCGTGTTGTTCAAGGGCGGCGCCGCGCTCGAGACGCTGGCCCGGGTCGATACCTTCGCCTTCGACAAGACCGGCACGCTGACCACCGGCCGGCAGGAGGTGGTCGAGCTGGCCTGCGCAGGCGATCCCGATGTCTTTCTCGTCCGCCTCGCCGGGCTCGAGGCGCAGTCCGAACACCCGATCGCCGATGCCATCCGGCGGGCCGCTGCCGCCCGGGGCCTGACCCCGATCCCGGTGCGCGAGGCCCGCGCGGTGCCCGGCGAGGGCATGGTCGGGATCGATGACGAGGGCATGCTCTGGGCGGGCAATGCCCGGCTGGCGGCACGGATGGGCGCGAAAGACACGCCGGGCGAACGCCCTGCACCGGTCGGGGATCTCGACCGGCGGGCGCAGACCCTGGTTCTGCTGGGTCGCGGCGCGCGCTGTCTGGGCGCGGTCACGGTCGAGGACCAGCCGCGTCCGACCGCCCGCCCCGGGCTCGCGGCGCTCCGCGCGGGGGGCATCGCACGGGTGGCGATGCTGACCGGCGACCGCCGAGCGGTGGCCGAGCGGATCGGCACCGGGCTGGGTATCGCGCCCGCCGAGATCCATGCCGAGCTGCGCCCAGAGGACAAGCTGCGGATCGTGGCCGGGCTGAGCGGATCGGGCCGGGTCGCCTTCGTCGGAGACGGTGTCAATGACGCCGCGGCGCTGGCACGCGCCGATGTCGGCATCGCGATGGGCGCCGCCGGCTCCGAGGTGGCGTTGCAGGCCGCCGATGTCGCCCTTCTCTCCGAGGATCTGAGCCGTCTGGCGGCGGCGCATGCGCTGTCGCGGCGCACGGCCCGGATCATCCGCCAGAACCTGATCTTCGCCATGGGCGCAATGGCGACGCTGGTCGCCGCCGGGATCCTGTTCGAGCTGCCGCTGCCGGTCGCGGTGGTGGGCCATGAGGGTGGCACCGTGCTGGTGGTGCTGAACGGGCTGCGCCTGCTGGCCGACCCGATCCGCCATCAGAAGGCCGCCTGA
- the nifK gene encoding nitrogenase molybdenum-iron protein subunit beta, which yields MPQSADKVLDHNKLFHEPEYKEMFKNKRATFENAPTAPQVTEILDWTKSWDYREKNLAREALVINPAKACQPLGAVFAAAGYEGTMSFVHGSQGCVAYYRSHLSRHFKEPASAVSSSMTEDAAVFGGLVNMVDGLANTYALYQPKMIAVSTTCMAEVIGDDLNSFIIQSKEKGSVPQDFDVPFAHTPAFVGSHVDGYDNMQKGILTHFWKGAERTETDSINIIPGFDGFAVANIREMNRMLGEMGVEYTILSDVSDVYDTPSDGNFQMYAGGTKLEDVRAAVNAKATLSLQEYCTKRTLEFCEETGQKTAALHYPMGVAGTDEFLMTVSELTGKEVPESLTLERGRLVDAMADSQSYLHGKTYAIYGDPDFVYAMAKFVMETGGEPSHCLATNGSKAWARKMQELLDSSPFGKGCQIWAGKDLWHLRSILATEPTDLLIGNSYGKYIERDLNIPLIRLTFPIFDRHHHHRFPTFGYQGGLTVLVKILDTIFDKLDTETGTLGETDISFDLTR from the coding sequence ATGCCCCAATCGGCAGACAAGGTGCTCGACCACAACAAGCTGTTCCACGAGCCCGAATACAAGGAAATGTTCAAGAACAAGCGGGCGACGTTCGAGAACGCGCCGACCGCGCCCCAGGTGACCGAGATCCTCGACTGGACCAAGTCCTGGGACTACCGCGAGAAGAACCTCGCCCGCGAGGCCCTCGTCATCAACCCGGCCAAGGCCTGCCAGCCGCTGGGCGCGGTCTTCGCCGCCGCTGGCTATGAAGGCACGATGAGCTTCGTGCACGGCTCGCAGGGCTGCGTCGCCTATTACCGCTCGCACCTGTCGCGCCATTTCAAGGAGCCGGCCTCGGCGGTCTCCTCGTCGATGACCGAGGATGCGGCCGTGTTCGGCGGGCTGGTGAACATGGTCGACGGGCTTGCGAACACCTATGCGCTTTATCAGCCGAAGATGATCGCGGTCTCGACCACCTGCATGGCCGAGGTGATCGGGGACGACCTCAACTCCTTCATCATCCAGTCGAAGGAAAAGGGCTCGGTGCCCCAGGATTTCGACGTGCCCTTCGCCCACACGCCTGCTTTCGTCGGCAGCCACGTGGACGGCTATGACAACATGCAGAAGGGCATCCTGACCCATTTCTGGAAGGGCGCCGAGCGGACCGAGACCGACAGCATCAACATCATCCCCGGCTTCGACGGCTTCGCGGTCGCCAATATCCGCGAGATGAACCGGATGCTGGGCGAGATGGGCGTCGAGTACACCATCCTGTCGGATGTGTCGGATGTCTATGACACCCCCTCGGACGGCAATTTCCAGATGTATGCGGGCGGCACGAAGCTCGAGGATGTCAGGGCCGCGGTCAACGCCAAAGCCACGCTGTCGCTGCAGGAATACTGCACCAAGCGGACGCTGGAATTCTGCGAGGAAACCGGCCAGAAGACCGCCGCGCTGCACTACCCGATGGGGGTCGCCGGCACCGACGAGTTCCTGATGACGGTCTCCGAGCTGACCGGCAAGGAGGTTCCCGAAAGCCTGACGCTCGAACGCGGTCGCCTCGTCGATGCCATGGCCGACAGTCAGTCCTATCTGCACGGCAAGACCTACGCGATCTACGGCGATCCGGACTTCGTCTATGCGATGGCGAAGTTCGTGATGGAAACCGGCGGCGAGCCCAGCCATTGCCTGGCCACCAACGGTTCCAAGGCCTGGGCGAGGAAGATGCAGGAGCTTCTGGACAGCTCGCCCTTCGGCAAGGGCTGCCAGATCTGGGCCGGCAAGGATCTCTGGCACCTGCGCTCGATCCTCGCCACCGAGCCCACCGATCTGCTGATCGGCAACAGCTACGGCAAGTATATCGAGCGCGACCTGAACATCCCGCTGATCCGGCTGACCTTCCCGATCTTCGACCGGCACCACCATCACCGCTTCCCGACCTTCGGCTATCAGGGCGGGCTGACCGTGCTGGTCAAGATCCTCGACACGATCTTCGACAAGCTCGACACCGAGACGGGGACCCTGGGCGAGACCGACATCTCCTTCGATCTCACCCGCTGA
- the nifD gene encoding nitrogenase molybdenum-iron protein alpha chain: MAKDIPDPIAPEKLIEEVLSAYPAKAQKKRAKHLNVAAPAPEGETEIVSKCDTVKSNIKSVPGVMTIRGCAYAGSKGVVWGPVKDMVHISHGPVGCGHYSWSQRRNYYTGTTGIDSFVTFQFTTDFQEKDIVFGGDKKLEKTIDEINELFPLAKGISVQSECPIGLIGDDIEAVAKKKKKDVGKTIVPVRCEGFRGVSQSLGHHIANDAIRDWVFNGGEESSYEPGPYDVNIIGDYNIGGDAWASRMLLEEIGLNVVGSWSGDATLAEIENAPKARLNLIHCYRSMNYICRYMEENYGVGWMEYNFFGPSQIAASLRAIAAKFDKTIQDKAEEVIAKYQPLVDAVLAKYKPRLEGRKVMLYVGGLRPRHVVDAYHDLGMEICGTGYEFAHGDDYKRTGEYIKEGTLIYDDVTGYELEKFIEGMRPDLVGSGIKEKYPVQKMGIPFRQMHSWDYSGPYHGYDGFAIFARDMDLAINNPVWGLFDAPWKKSA; encoded by the coding sequence ATGGCAAAAGACATTCCCGATCCGATCGCGCCAGAGAAGCTGATCGAAGAGGTCCTTTCGGCCTACCCCGCCAAAGCCCAGAAGAAGCGCGCCAAGCACCTGAACGTGGCGGCGCCCGCGCCCGAGGGCGAGACCGAGATCGTGTCGAAATGCGACACGGTCAAATCGAACATCAAGTCCGTTCCCGGCGTCATGACCATCCGCGGCTGTGCCTATGCAGGCTCCAAGGGCGTGGTCTGGGGGCCGGTCAAGGACATGGTCCATATCAGCCACGGCCCCGTCGGCTGCGGCCATTATTCCTGGTCGCAACGGCGCAACTACTACACCGGCACCACCGGCATCGACAGCTTCGTGACCTTCCAGTTCACGACCGATTTCCAGGAAAAGGACATCGTCTTCGGCGGCGACAAGAAGCTCGAGAAGACGATCGACGAGATCAACGAGCTGTTCCCGCTGGCCAAGGGCATCTCGGTGCAGTCGGAATGCCCGATCGGGCTGATCGGCGACGATATCGAGGCCGTGGCCAAGAAGAAGAAGAAGGATGTCGGCAAGACCATCGTGCCGGTCCGCTGCGAGGGCTTCCGCGGCGTGTCGCAATCGCTGGGCCACCATATCGCCAATGACGCGATCCGCGACTGGGTGTTCAATGGCGGCGAGGAATCGAGCTACGAACCCGGCCCCTATGACGTCAACATCATCGGCGATTACAATATCGGCGGCGATGCCTGGGCCTCGCGGATGCTGCTGGAGGAGATCGGGCTGAACGTGGTCGGCTCCTGGTCGGGCGACGCGACGCTGGCCGAGATCGAGAACGCGCCGAAGGCCAGGCTGAACCTCATCCACTGCTACCGGTCGATGAACTACATCTGCCGTTACATGGAAGAGAATTACGGCGTCGGCTGGATGGAATACAACTTCTTCGGCCCCTCCCAGATCGCCGCTTCGCTGCGCGCCATCGCCGCCAAGTTCGACAAGACCATCCAGGACAAGGCCGAGGAGGTCATCGCCAAATACCAGCCGCTGGTCGACGCGGTGCTGGCGAAATACAAGCCGCGCCTCGAAGGCAGGAAGGTCATGCTCTACGTCGGCGGGCTGCGGCCGCGCCACGTGGTCGACGCCTATCACGATCTCGGCATGGAGATCTGCGGCACCGGCTACGAATTCGCCCATGGCGACGATTACAAGCGGACCGGCGAATACATCAAGGAAGGCACGCTGATCTACGATGACGTCACGGGCTACGAGCTCGAGAAGTTCATCGAAGGGATGCGCCCCGACCTCGTGGGCTCGGGCATCAAGGAAAAATACCCGGTGCAGAAGATGGGCATCCCGTTCCGCCAGATGCACAGCTGGGACTATTCCGGCCCCTATCACGGCTATGACGGCTTCGCGATCTTCGCCCGCGACATGGATCTCGCGATCAACAATCCGGTCTGGGGCCTGTTCGACGCGCCCTGGAAGAAATCGGCCTGA
- the nifH gene encoding nitrogenase iron protein, with protein sequence MGSLRQIAFYGKGGIGKSTTSQNTLAALVEMGQKILIVGCDPKADSTRLILNTKLQDTVLHLAAEAGSVEDLELEDVMKIGYKGIKCTEAGGPEPGVGCAGRGVITAINFLEENGAYDDVDYVSYDVLGDVVCGGFAMPIRENKAQEIYIVMSGEMMALYAANNISKGILKYANSGGVRLGGLICNERQTDRELELAEALAGKLGCKMIHFVPRNNIVQHAELRRETVIQYAPDSSQANEYRQLAQKIHNNSGQGVIPTPITMEELEEMLMDFGIMQSEEDRLAAIAEAEA encoded by the coding sequence ATGGGCTCTCTGAGACAGATCGCCTTCTACGGTAAGGGTGGGATCGGCAAGTCGACCACCTCGCAAAACACGCTGGCCGCCCTGGTCGAGATGGGTCAGAAGATCCTGATCGTCGGCTGCGACCCCAAGGCGGACTCAACCCGTCTGATCCTCAACACCAAGCTGCAGGACACCGTGCTGCACCTCGCCGCCGAAGCGGGCTCGGTCGAGGATCTCGAACTCGAAGACGTGATGAAGATCGGCTACAAGGGCATCAAATGCACCGAGGCCGGCGGCCCCGAGCCGGGCGTCGGCTGTGCCGGGCGCGGCGTCATCACCGCGATCAACTTCCTCGAGGAAAACGGCGCCTATGACGATGTCGACTACGTCTCCTATGACGTGCTCGGCGACGTGGTCTGCGGCGGCTTTGCCATGCCGATCCGCGAGAACAAGGCCCAGGAAATCTACATCGTCATGTCGGGCGAGATGATGGCGCTTTACGCCGCCAACAACATCTCGAAAGGCATCCTGAAATACGCCAATTCCGGCGGCGTGCGCCTGGGCGGGCTGATCTGCAACGAACGCCAGACCGACCGCGAACTGGAACTGGCCGAGGCGCTGGCCGGCAAGCTCGGCTGCAAGATGATCCATTTCGTGCCGCGCAACAACATCGTGCAGCACGCCGAGCTCCGCCGCGAGACCGTCATCCAGTACGCCCCCGACAGCAGCCAGGCGAACGAGTACCGCCAGCTCGCCCAGAAGATCCACAACAACTCGGGCCAGGGCGTCATCCCCACCCCGATCACCATGGAAGAGCTGGAAGAGATGCTGATGGATTTCGGCATCATGCAGTCCGAGGAAGACCGGCTCGCCGCCATCGCCGAAGCCGAGGCCTGA
- a CDS encoding SIR2 family protein translates to MAAPDRLSDLLDEVAAGRRVPYLGAGVAATAGGGQPASPEALCAAIEARVRAPKRAAGNLWAVAQYVEGRRFRRTLDAIVQEAFAARPEPGPLHRWIAQVRPPLVVDAWYDGALLDAAGAEGRGDWGLVQGVSRHGEWSEIWTRAYDAAGNLIGEEPDPAWQMLIYKPHGLIREGHAYLMSDNDYVEVLTEIDIQSPIPAEVRARRTGRPFLFLGCRFDDQMLRTFARQIAKRSGSGHAAVIDEKLTRMEARFLEELGIERLDLPLARVAEALAATA, encoded by the coding sequence ATGGCGGCCCCAGACCGACTGTCGGACCTGCTCGACGAGGTCGCGGCCGGGCGCCGCGTCCCCTATCTGGGCGCGGGCGTCGCCGCCACCGCAGGCGGCGGGCAGCCCGCCTCGCCCGAGGCGCTCTGCGCCGCGATCGAGGCCAGGGTGCGGGCCCCGAAACGCGCCGCGGGCAATCTCTGGGCGGTGGCGCAATATGTCGAAGGCCGCCGGTTTCGCCGCACCCTCGACGCCATCGTCCAGGAGGCCTTCGCGGCACGGCCCGAGCCCGGGCCGCTCCATCGCTGGATCGCGCAGGTCCGCCCGCCGCTGGTGGTCGACGCCTGGTATGACGGCGCGCTTCTGGACGCCGCGGGCGCGGAGGGCCGCGGCGACTGGGGCCTTGTACAGGGCGTCAGCCGCCATGGCGAATGGTCCGAGATCTGGACCCGCGCCTATGACGCCGCCGGCAACCTGATCGGCGAAGAGCCCGACCCCGCCTGGCAGATGCTGATCTACAAGCCACACGGCCTGATCCGCGAAGGCCATGCCTATCTGATGTCGGACAATGACTATGTCGAGGTTCTGACAGAGATCGACATCCAGTCGCCGATCCCCGCAGAGGTCCGGGCCCGCCGCACCGGCCGTCCCTTCCTGTTTCTCGGCTGTCGCTTCGACGACCAGATGCTCAGGACCTTCGCCCGCCAGATCGCGAAACGCTCGGGCTCCGGGCATGCCGCGGTGATCGACGAAAAGCTGACCCGGATGGAGGCGCGCTTTCTCGAAGAGCTCGGCATCGAACGGCTCGACCTGCCGCTCGCCCGGGTCGCCGAGGCACTGGCCGCGACCGCCTGA
- the nifT gene encoding putative nitrogen fixation protein NifT yields MKITVRDTAKGMEVYVAKKDLEELIVEAEHPGIWGGWAKLTNGWVFEMPAYDTPPALPVTIDARRLSTE; encoded by the coding sequence ATGAAGATCACCGTTCGCGACACCGCCAAGGGCATGGAAGTCTATGTCGCCAAGAAGGACCTCGAGGAACTCATCGTCGAAGCCGAACATCCCGGCATCTGGGGCGGCTGGGCGAAGCTGACCAATGGCTGGGTGTTCGAGATGCCCGCCTATGACACACCTCCTGCGCTGCCGGTGACGATCGACGCCCGGCGCCTGTCGACGGAGTAG
- a CDS encoding nitrogen fixation protein NifZ yields the protein MSTDDREIEIYGPPAYRPGEKVRARKHIRNDGTVPGREIGEFVVRKGEVGYVRDIGTFLQQFYVYAVEFIDSRAIVGMRRDELDSLDTPAKEKTA from the coding sequence ATGTCGACCGATGACAGGGAAATCGAGATCTATGGCCCGCCCGCCTACCGGCCCGGAGAAAAGGTCCGCGCGCGCAAGCATATCCGCAATGACGGCACCGTGCCCGGCCGCGAGATCGGCGAATTCGTCGTGCGCAAGGGCGAGGTCGGCTATGTCCGCGACATCGGCACCTTCCTGCAGCAGTTCTACGTCTACGCGGTCGAATTCATCGACAGCCGCGCCATCGTCGGCATGCGCCGCGACGAACTCGACAGCCTCGACACCCCCGCCAAGGAGAAGACCGCATGA
- a CDS encoding 4Fe4S-binding leucine-rich repeat protein, with the protein MTGGPDPVDWQGEALDCAACRFAGLLARRRCGFGWSCAFDRYAPRIARFFMMNPGAAESCLGDPYAETRAHAAQVASIFRLRPLLNDPDPGVRAVAAIRLPAAQSKAALDDPDREVRIALAWRMPFADLVPLLRDPDPFVRQVAARRADPGVLPILTHDPAPEIRKLVAERVAPRWLDPLIADPDPEVRRAVARRIAPERLAPLACDSDLRVRHAAAERAGADLLRRLLDDPEEPVRQAAADRLAELAELAELAAMTTPLPAERNSDVDR; encoded by the coding sequence ATGACCGGCGGTCCCGACCCGGTCGACTGGCAAGGAGAGGCGCTCGACTGCGCCGCCTGCCGGTTTGCCGGGTTGTTGGCCCGTCGGCGATGCGGCTTCGGCTGGTCCTGCGCCTTCGACCGCTACGCGCCGAGGATCGCGCGCTTCTTCATGATGAACCCCGGGGCCGCCGAAAGCTGCCTCGGGGATCCCTATGCCGAGACCCGCGCCCATGCCGCGCAGGTCGCCAGCATCTTCCGTCTGCGCCCGCTGCTGAACGATCCCGACCCGGGCGTGCGCGCGGTCGCGGCGATCCGCCTGCCCGCGGCGCAGTCGAAAGCCGCGCTGGACGATCCCGACCGCGAGGTGCGGATCGCGCTGGCCTGGCGGATGCCCTTTGCCGATCTGGTGCCGCTTCTGCGCGACCCCGACCCGTTCGTGCGCCAGGTCGCTGCGCGCCGCGCCGATCCCGGCGTGCTGCCGATCCTCACCCATGACCCCGCCCCCGAAATCCGCAAGCTGGTCGCCGAACGGGTGGCGCCGCGCTGGTTGGACCCGCTGATCGCCGATCCCGATCCCGAGGTGCGCCGCGCCGTGGCCCGGCGGATCGCCCCCGAGAGACTGGCACCGCTGGCTTGCGACAGCGACCTGCGCGTCCGCCATGCCGCGGCCGAACGTGCCGGGGCCGATCTTCTGCGCAGGCTTCTGGACGATCCCGAAGAGCCGGTGCGCCAGGCCGCAGCCGACCGGCTGGCCGAGTTGGCCGAGTTGGCCGAGTTGGCCGCAATGACGACCCCTCTCCCCGCCGAAAGGAACAGCGATGTCGACCGATGA
- a CDS encoding 4Fe-4S dicluster domain-containing protein, with product MALKIVKSQCTVCGACEFECPNAAIKFKGEAYIIDAEKCTECEGQFDTPQCAAVCPVPGTCVPA from the coding sequence ATGGCCCTGAAGATCGTCAAATCGCAATGCACCGTCTGCGGCGCCTGCGAATTCGAATGCCCGAACGCCGCCATCAAGTTCAAGGGCGAGGCCTATATCATCGACGCCGAGAAATGCACCGAATGCGAGGGCCAGTTCGACACGCCGCAATGCGCCGCGGTCTGCCCGGTGCCCGGCACCTGCGTGCCGGCCTGA
- the nifB gene encoding nitrogenase cofactor biosynthesis protein NifB, translating into MSVTPIPISGLQVSSRKEMGAAMTGGGGCSSGACGSSQGPADMDPETWARVKDHPCYSEEAHHYFARMHVAVAPACNIQCNYCNRKYDCANESRPGVVSERLTPEQAARKVLAVAASVPQLSVLGIAGPGDAAYDWRRTQATFALVAKQLPDIKLCLSSNGLALPDHVDEIVAMNIDHVTITINAIDPEIGQHIYPWIFHDGKRRTGIEAATILRDRQLQSLEMLTARGVLVKVNSVLIPGLNDAHLIEVNKAVKARGAFLHNIMPLISDPAHGTHFGLSGQRGPTGAELKKVQDACAGGANLMRHCRQCRADAVGLLGEDRGQDFTLDKLPEEIADATEARTAYRDWVAEERRDRASAAADAEAAIAGADKPALFAVCTRGSGRINLHFGKATEFQIYEADARGIRFVGHRRADNYCLGGHGDAARMDEILRVLGDVPFLLCSKIGDGPRKRLAGAGIEAIDGLAQDYIETAIAAVLHSKTARAGLSAERA; encoded by the coding sequence ATGTCCGTCACCCCGATCCCGATTTCCGGCCTGCAGGTGTCCTCCCGCAAGGAGATGGGGGCGGCGATGACCGGGGGCGGCGGCTGCAGCTCGGGCGCCTGCGGGTCGTCGCAGGGGCCGGCCGACATGGACCCCGAGACCTGGGCCAGGGTCAAGGACCATCCCTGCTATTCGGAAGAGGCGCATCATTACTTCGCGCGGATGCATGTCGCGGTCGCGCCCGCCTGCAACATCCAGTGCAACTACTGCAACCGCAAATACGACTGCGCCAATGAAAGCCGCCCGGGCGTGGTCTCGGAACGGCTGACGCCGGAACAGGCGGCGCGCAAGGTGCTGGCCGTCGCCGCCTCGGTACCCCAGCTCTCGGTGCTGGGGATCGCGGGCCCCGGCGATGCGGCCTATGACTGGCGCCGTACGCAGGCCACCTTCGCGCTGGTCGCGAAGCAGCTGCCCGACATCAAGCTCTGCCTCAGCTCGAACGGGCTCGCCCTGCCCGATCACGTCGACGAGATCGTGGCGATGAACATCGACCATGTCACCATCACCATCAACGCCATCGACCCCGAAATCGGGCAGCATATCTACCCCTGGATCTTCCACGACGGCAAGCGCCGCACCGGGATCGAGGCCGCCACCATCCTGCGCGACCGCCAGCTGCAAAGCCTCGAGATGCTCACGGCGCGCGGGGTGCTGGTGAAGGTCAATTCGGTCCTGATCCCCGGCCTCAACGACGCGCACCTGATCGAGGTGAACAAGGCCGTCAAGGCGCGCGGCGCCTTCCTGCACAACATCATGCCGCTGATCTCGGACCCGGCGCATGGCACCCATTTCGGGCTGAGCGGGCAGCGTGGACCGACCGGCGCCGAGTTGAAGAAGGTGCAGGATGCCTGCGCGGGCGGCGCCAACCTGATGCGCCATTGCCGCCAGTGCCGTGCCGATGCGGTCGGGCTTCTGGGCGAGGACCGGGGCCAGGACTTCACGCTGGACAAGCTGCCCGAAGAGATCGCGGACGCAACCGAAGCCCGCACCGCCTATCGCGACTGGGTCGCCGAGGAACGCCGCGACCGCGCCTCGGCTGCGGCCGATGCCGAGGCCGCCATCGCCGGGGCCGACAAGCCCGCGCTCTTTGCCGTCTGCACCCGCGGCTCGGGCCGGATCAACCTGCATTTCGGCAAGGCGACCGAGTTCCAGATCTACGAGGCCGATGCCCGGGGCATCCGCTTCGTCGGCCACCGCCGCGCCGATAATTACTGCCTCGGCGGGCATGGCGACGCGGCCCGCATGGACGAGATCCTGCGGGTGCTCGGGGATGTGCCCTTCCTGCTCTGCTCGAAGATCGGAGACGGCCCCAGGAAACGCCTGGCAGGGGCGGGCATCGAGGCGATCGACGGCCTCGCCCAGGACTATATCGAGACAGCCATCGCCGCTGTCCTGCACTCGAAAACCGCGCGCGCCGGCCTGTCCGCCGAACGCGCCTGA